One Cuculus canorus isolate bCucCan1 chromosome 2, bCucCan1.pri, whole genome shotgun sequence genomic region harbors:
- the GMNN gene encoding geminin, whose product MNSKMKQKVNTEKSSGSLQKYLTDSTCSTAPRRTLKMIQPSATGSLVGRRNEKKSSAKRKLWNNKFTSKACKAGVSVGKEQENENMNDGIQAVDLMIKGSPSSLYWKEVAEERRKALYEVLQENEKLHKEIEQKDGEIARLREENEELMSLAEHAGHLMNMIESLTEQAPNNLETLKNSAVEGSEQENEELNCGDDADSSSEGPAEVLYGSRESVSDLASEETNLQLE is encoded by the exons ATGAattccaaaatgaaacagaaagtgaacacagaaaaatcatCAGGATCTCTGCAG AAGTACCTCACAGACAGCACATGCAGTACTGCCCCAAGACGGACTCTTAAAATGATTCAGCCTTCAGCAACAGGTTCTCTGGTTGGCAGGCGTAATGAG AAGAAGTCTTCAGCCAAAAGGAAACTTTGGAATAACAAGTTCACCTCAAAGGCTTGTAAAGCAGGGGTGTCTGTGggcaaagaacaagaaaatgagaatatgaATGATGGCATTCAAGCTGTAGATCTCATGATAAAAG GAAGCCCTTCATCTCTGTATTGGAAAGAAGTTGcggaagaaaggaggaaggctCTGTATGAAGTGCttcaagaaaatgagaag CTGCACAAAGAAATTGAACAAAAAGATGGTGAAATTGCCCgcctgagagaagaaaatgaagagctaATGTCCCTTGCTGAACATGCTGGTCATCTGATGAACATGATTGAG AGTCTAACTGAGCAAGCCCCTAACAATCTTGAGACACTGAAGAATTCAGCTGtagagggatctgaacaagaaaatgaagagctTAACTGTGGAGATGATGCAGACAGCTCTTCTGAAGGGCCAGCAGAAGTATTGTATGGCTCAAGGGAGAGTGTATCAGATCTTGCTTCAGAGGAAACAAATTTGCAACTGGAATGA